A window of the Sporomusaceae bacterium genome harbors these coding sequences:
- a CDS encoding SHOCT domain-containing protein — protein MMMMYGFDGPLGWLPMVLGMVIHIAFAVMVVLAAIWLFRSLFRGAEQYSGERKAEIILKQRYAKGEISLEDYQRMKKELASI, from the coding sequence ATGATGATGATGTACGGATTTGACGGCCCTCTCGGCTGGCTGCCAATGGTGCTAGGCATGGTAATTCACATTGCTTTCGCGGTAATGGTAGTGCTCGCTGCGATATGGCTATTCAGATCACTGTTCCGCGGGGCGGAGCAGTACTCCGGGGAACGCAAGGCCGAGATAATCTTGAAGCAGCGCTACGCCAAAGGTGAAATCTCGCTTGAAGATTACCAACGGATGAAAAAAGAGCTAGCTTCGATATAG
- a CDS encoding DUF421 domain-containing protein, with product MFNIGEVEYAIMETSGHVSVIKKPGHSPVSAKDLGVPAPARPAPLIVVNDGHLVEESIIRLGYSLSGFREFFSLNCPRPINEVYVATLDTEGTLFFSEM from the coding sequence GTGTTCAATATTGGCGAGGTCGAATACGCGATAATGGAGACGAGCGGGCATGTCAGCGTCATCAAAAAGCCCGGGCACAGTCCTGTTTCCGCCAAGGACCTCGGTGTGCCCGCTCCTGCCAGGCCGGCGCCGTTGATCGTCGTAAATGACGGCCATTTGGTCGAAGAGAGTATCATTCGACTCGGTTATTCGCTGTCTGGCTTCAGAGAATTTTTTTCGCTGAATTGCCCGCGACCGATAAATGAGGTATACGTCGCGACGCTCGACACGGAAGGCACTTTGTTTTTTTCGGAGATGTAG
- the lgt gene encoding prolipoprotein diacylglyceryl transferase, translated as MHPILFSIGSLEIRAWGLLLALGILAGLWLGLRLARGSEFKEDVLMNYALYGTLAGLIGARLWEVAFSWDRFASEPWQALMLWKGGLSIQGAVAANVLLALWYFSSKGLSFRRFADIGAPGLILGQAIGRIGCFLNGDAYGKPTTAWYGVVYQPGTPAYNAWGTTPLVPAELFEAGADMLILGVLLYLFPRRKFDGQVALAYFVLYSTARFALEFLRTDSLMVGGIKAAQATALVTAVVAAGLMIRYGIRRFAAVRS; from the coding sequence ATGCATCCGATTCTTTTTTCGATAGGCAGTCTGGAAATTCGGGCCTGGGGTTTGCTGCTTGCTCTGGGGATTTTGGCGGGGTTGTGGCTTGGGTTGCGACTTGCCCGTGGTAGCGAATTCAAAGAGGATGTCCTGATGAACTATGCTCTTTATGGAACATTGGCAGGGCTGATCGGTGCTCGCCTGTGGGAAGTGGCTTTCTCCTGGGACAGATTCGCTTCGGAACCATGGCAGGCCCTAATGCTCTGGAAAGGCGGTTTATCAATCCAAGGGGCGGTCGCCGCGAATGTCTTGCTGGCATTGTGGTACTTTAGCTCGAAGGGTTTATCATTCCGGAGGTTCGCCGACATAGGCGCTCCCGGACTTATTCTGGGCCAGGCAATCGGCAGGATCGGCTGCTTCTTGAACGGCGATGCCTACGGTAAGCCGACCACAGCTTGGTACGGCGTAGTATACCAGCCGGGTACCCCCGCGTACAACGCTTGGGGAACGACCCCTTTGGTCCCGGCCGAGCTTTTTGAGGCAGGCGCCGATATGCTTATCCTGGGTGTATTGCTGTACCTGTTCCCGCGACGGAAGTTTGACGGTCAGGTGGCGCTGGCCTACTTCGTCCTCTATTCTACCGCCCGCTTTGCCTTGGAGTTCTTGCGTACCGATAGCCTGATGGTTGGCGGTATCAAGGCGGCCCAGGCGACAGCGTTGGTTACGGCCGTTGTGGCCGCGGGCTTGATGATCCGTTACGGAATAAGGCGGTTTGCCGCCGTGCGCAGCTAG
- a CDS encoding isoprenylcysteine carboxylmethyltransferase family protein — MSAYGLWPIVVVNSLVFVIFAFSFTRPRSLRDWRLFGAFSAFVVALFTEMYGFPLTIYLLSGWLGSMYPDVDLFSHEAGHIWYTVLGLTGDPHSMAIHSLSNWLTLGGLIFLGFTWRFLYRAQRNNTLATTGPYAYVRHPQYVAFIVILLGFLLQWPTLLTVVMFPVLVAMYLRLARLEEKDALAGFGEEYARYMAVTPAFIPRFRRGDAVPR; from the coding sequence ATGTCCGCATATGGTTTGTGGCCGATTGTGGTTGTGAATTCGCTGGTGTTCGTTATTTTCGCCTTCAGTTTCACTCGCCCGCGTTCTCTCCGGGACTGGCGCTTGTTCGGGGCTTTTTCGGCGTTCGTCGTGGCTCTGTTTACGGAAATGTATGGCTTCCCTTTGACAATCTACCTGCTTTCCGGGTGGCTGGGGAGCATGTATCCGGACGTCGACCTATTCTCCCACGAGGCGGGGCATATTTGGTATACCGTGCTGGGTCTTACCGGAGACCCGCATAGTATGGCGATACACTCCCTCAGCAATTGGCTGACCCTAGGTGGCCTGATATTCTTGGGGTTTACCTGGAGATTCCTCTACCGGGCTCAGCGCAATAATACCTTGGCAACCACCGGACCATACGCCTATGTCCGCCATCCTCAGTATGTGGCGTTCATCGTGATTCTGCTAGGCTTCCTGCTGCAATGGCCTACACTACTGACTGTGGTTATGTTTCCGGTGCTTGTTGCAATGTATTTGCGACTGGCACGCTTGGAAGAGAAGGACGCGCTGGCTGGGTTCGGGGAGGAATATGCGCGGTATATGGCCGTAACCCCGGCTTTCATACCCAGATTCAGAAGAGGAGATGCTGTCCCTAGATGA
- a CDS encoding response regulator transcription factor, which translates to MPHQSVFIVDDDVKITKLLKSYFDKEGFITYLAHEGGGAVQAIRDKNPDIVILDLMLPGMDGWDICRKLRKESEVPIIMLTARDEETDRVIGLEMGADDYVAKPFSPREVVARAKAILRRTQKAVVKAEPIREGDLLVDVERHLVKKGNTVLDLTPTEFKILEQLLTNPGRVFTRLQIVERVQGYSFEGYERTVDAHMKNLRRKIEDNPKEPRYILTVYGVGYRFSGEGE; encoded by the coding sequence ATGCCACACCAGTCGGTATTTATCGTCGATGATGACGTCAAGATTACGAAACTGCTGAAATCCTACTTCGATAAAGAAGGCTTCATCACGTATCTGGCCCACGAGGGCGGCGGTGCGGTGCAGGCCATACGCGACAAGAACCCGGACATCGTGATACTCGACCTTATGCTGCCCGGCATGGACGGCTGGGATATCTGTCGCAAGCTTCGCAAGGAGAGTGAAGTGCCGATCATCATGCTCACCGCCCGCGACGAAGAGACAGACCGTGTCATCGGTCTGGAGATGGGCGCTGACGACTATGTCGCGAAACCGTTCAGTCCGCGCGAAGTGGTCGCCCGGGCCAAAGCTATTTTGCGACGGACCCAGAAGGCGGTCGTGAAGGCTGAACCGATACGGGAGGGAGACTTGCTTGTCGACGTAGAGCGGCACCTGGTCAAGAAGGGCAATACTGTGCTCGATCTGACGCCGACGGAGTTCAAAATTCTCGAACAGTTACTGACGAACCCCGGCCGGGTATTCACCAGGCTGCAGATCGTCGAACGAGTGCAAGGGTATTCGTTTGAGGGATATGAAAGAACCGTCGACGCTCATATGAAAAACCTGCGGCGCAAAATTGAGGACAACCCGAAAGAGCCTCGCTACATTCTTACTGTATACGGGGTTGGCTACAGGTTTTCCGGTGAGGGCGAATGA
- a CDS encoding ATP-binding protein: MISITYRITGLMFLVITFTVFLLIYLANQQMTSLFHDYLANLAAQFGGNIAGHVAGGAEEEFLKSVHDSLLWVGAAIILIGLAASYTLARSITVPLRVLNAGVRAVERGEFSHKVKVDSNDEVEQLAAAFNRMAEALEMNNRLRKQLLADIAHELKTPLAVIQGNLEGMVDGVVETDKEQLSSLFEESVHLNRLINDLRDLSLAEAGQLSLDKTPADINQLVSHAVGMVKRLANEKKIQLECDLGELPTLEVDANRIRQVVFNLLTNAVRYTDAGGRVEVATVVECREEKKWIVISVGDTGQGIAAEDLPHIFDHFYRADKSRNRKSGGTGIGLAIVKQLVETHGGRVLVESKAGKGSCFRVLLPAGCQ, from the coding sequence ATGATTAGCATCACTTACCGCATCACCGGGCTGATGTTCCTGGTCATCACTTTCACGGTTTTCCTGCTGATTTATCTCGCCAACCAGCAGATGACCAGCCTGTTTCACGACTACCTCGCCAACCTCGCCGCCCAGTTCGGCGGAAATATTGCCGGACACGTGGCGGGAGGAGCGGAAGAGGAGTTTCTGAAATCGGTTCATGATTCCTTGCTCTGGGTGGGCGCGGCGATCATCCTAATCGGCCTCGCCGCCAGCTATACCCTTGCCCGCAGTATCACCGTGCCGCTGCGCGTGCTAAACGCCGGGGTCCGGGCGGTTGAACGCGGCGAGTTCTCCCACAAGGTCAAGGTTGATTCCAATGACGAGGTCGAGCAGCTGGCCGCCGCCTTCAACCGCATGGCCGAAGCCCTGGAAATGAACAACCGGCTGCGTAAGCAACTGCTCGCTGATATCGCCCACGAACTGAAGACTCCTTTGGCGGTGATCCAGGGCAACCTGGAAGGCATGGTCGATGGGGTAGTCGAGACCGACAAGGAACAACTGAGCTCTTTATTCGAAGAGTCGGTTCATCTCAACAGGCTCATCAACGACCTGCGGGACCTGTCACTTGCCGAGGCCGGCCAACTATCGCTGGATAAAACCCCCGCCGACATCAATCAGCTCGTTTCCCATGCAGTCGGCATGGTGAAGCGGCTGGCGAACGAAAAGAAAATCCAGCTTGAGTGTGACCTGGGCGAACTGCCGACACTGGAAGTTGACGCAAACCGTATTCGCCAGGTCGTTTTCAACCTTTTGACGAATGCCGTGCGTTACACCGACGCCGGCGGCAGGGTGGAAGTGGCAACCGTGGTTGAGTGTAGGGAAGAAAAGAAGTGGATCGTGATTTCCGTCGGCGATACCGGCCAGGGGATAGCAGCCGAGGATCTGCCCCATATTTTCGACCATTTCTACCGGGCGGACAAATCCCGTAACCGCAAGAGCGGCGGCACGGGCATTGGTCTGGCGATCGTCAAGCAACTGGTAGAAACACACGGCGGCAGAGTACTTGTCGAAAGCAAGGCGGGCAAGGGCAGCTGTTTTCGTGTGTTGCTGCCGGCAGGATGCCAATAG
- a CDS encoding TolC family protein has protein sequence MKWQRYRFWLAPIVAITLVVNGVSPALAAGALTLDEAVSAAVTNNPAVIESQKRWEEKKAGVPIASTLPNPKVGIMKDDIPTGTLGPGQGAMTEYTLSQEFMFPGKLGLMGKMAANDAAMSEGGYREKQLQVYVDAKTAYYDLLYASKALEIGKENQLLMGQLAKVAQVNYATGMVPLQDTLRAQTEYSKMTTDLISMAGMEAVSRAKLNVIMGRPADAELAVSEEFNAPPPNFELAGLQSTATSAKPSLQGMQSQVAMAENGVELAKKQSLPDFELRLGYKVPRDLEMSQKTWKVELMAMLPIWQGKNKAQVDSAKANLEASKAALTGMRNMIGLDVQMALTEAQTAWSQIDLYKNTIVPQTEQSYQAAVISYTNGKADFMAVLDAITTLRNAKLGYYKAKIDYEKAAASIEKAVGKPLFGSISQSNK, from the coding sequence ATGAAGTGGCAAAGATACCGTTTTTGGCTGGCGCCGATAGTCGCCATTACGCTCGTGGTCAACGGAGTAAGCCCGGCGCTGGCGGCTGGTGCGCTGACACTCGATGAAGCGGTCAGCGCGGCCGTGACCAACAACCCGGCGGTGATCGAATCCCAGAAACGCTGGGAAGAGAAGAAGGCGGGCGTACCGATCGCCAGTACGCTCCCTAACCCCAAGGTCGGGATAATGAAGGACGACATCCCCACCGGAACGCTGGGCCCTGGACAGGGGGCGATGACTGAGTACACGCTGAGCCAGGAGTTCATGTTTCCCGGCAAGCTCGGCCTGATGGGCAAGATGGCGGCGAACGACGCCGCGATGTCGGAGGGCGGTTATCGGGAGAAGCAGCTACAGGTCTATGTGGATGCGAAGACGGCCTATTACGACCTGCTCTACGCCAGCAAGGCGCTGGAAATCGGCAAGGAGAACCAGCTGCTGATGGGCCAGCTCGCCAAGGTCGCCCAGGTCAACTACGCCACCGGCATGGTGCCGCTGCAGGACACCCTGCGGGCCCAGACCGAGTACTCGAAGATGACCACCGACCTGATATCGATGGCCGGCATGGAGGCGGTGTCCAGGGCCAAACTTAACGTGATAATGGGCCGCCCGGCCGACGCCGAGCTGGCGGTGAGCGAGGAATTCAACGCACCGCCCCCCAACTTCGAGCTCGCCGGCCTCCAGAGTACGGCGACGAGCGCCAAACCGTCGCTGCAGGGCATGCAGTCCCAGGTGGCGATGGCGGAAAACGGCGTGGAGCTCGCCAAAAAGCAGTCGCTGCCCGACTTTGAGCTGCGGCTCGGCTACAAGGTGCCGCGGGACCTGGAGATGTCTCAGAAGACCTGGAAGGTCGAGCTGATGGCGATGCTGCCCATCTGGCAGGGCAAGAACAAGGCCCAGGTGGACAGCGCCAAGGCGAATCTCGAAGCCAGCAAAGCCGCTCTTACCGGCATGCGGAACATGATCGGCCTCGACGTCCAGATGGCGCTGACCGAAGCGCAGACCGCCTGGAGCCAGATCGACCTGTACAAGAACACCATCGTTCCACAGACCGAGCAGTCCTACCAGGCCGCGGTGATCAGCTACACCAACGGTAAGGCCGACTTCATGGCGGTGCTGGACGCGATTACGACGCTGAGAAACGCCAAACTCGGCTATTATAAGGCCAAAATCGATTACGAGAAAGCTGCCGCCAGTATCGAAAAAGCGGTGGGGAAACCCCTGTTCGGAAGCATCAGCCAGTCTAATAAATAA
- a CDS encoding efflux RND transporter periplasmic adaptor subunit has protein sequence MLDRIKANKLVVAGVVAALVAAGGWGYYTYAGKKAAAPPAGNAAQSAAGHAGHGAGGEVVTLDAKARQLAGVQTATVVKKALAKDVKTTGKIALNENSRSYITSRVEGRIDELYITAEGQYIAPGQAIAAVYSPTYISAQEEYLLALESVQKLRGASREVVQLNNKLLEAARRKMILLGIPEGDIEHLTHTRKANNTMIIRAQFGGTVMEKAMLSGAYIMPGDKLFTLSDLSSVWLNADIYEKDIAAVRVGQEVQVASNAYPGQTFGGTVTFINPVVDDATRAVKVRIELPNPDGKLRPNMFVSAAVRLPLGESLAIPVSSLLDTGTRKVVYVAQSEDSFVKRDITTGQEADGYIQVLSGLQPGDVVVTAAAFLIDSQTQLGSFGSHAGHGGSKPAGGGAPAAQPQAAPAANSVQPPAGKANEHSGH, from the coding sequence ATGCTTGATCGTATCAAGGCCAATAAATTAGTGGTCGCCGGGGTGGTGGCGGCGCTTGTCGCCGCCGGCGGCTGGGGTTATTACACCTATGCGGGCAAGAAAGCCGCCGCGCCGCCGGCGGGGAACGCCGCGCAGAGCGCCGCCGGGCATGCCGGCCACGGGGCGGGCGGTGAGGTCGTGACCCTCGACGCCAAGGCCAGGCAGCTCGCCGGCGTGCAGACGGCGACTGTCGTGAAGAAGGCGCTGGCCAAGGACGTGAAGACGACCGGCAAGATCGCGCTCAACGAAAACAGCCGGTCTTACATTACCTCGCGGGTGGAGGGCAGGATCGACGAACTTTATATAACCGCCGAAGGCCAGTATATCGCCCCCGGCCAGGCGATCGCCGCCGTGTACAGCCCGACGTACATTTCGGCCCAGGAGGAATACCTGCTGGCCTTGGAAAGCGTCCAGAAGCTGCGCGGCGCCAGCCGTGAGGTGGTGCAGCTCAACAACAAACTGCTGGAGGCGGCCAGACGCAAGATGATCCTGCTCGGCATCCCCGAGGGGGATATCGAGCATCTGACGCATACTCGCAAAGCCAACAACACCATGATAATCCGCGCCCAGTTCGGCGGCACGGTGATGGAGAAAGCGATGCTGTCCGGGGCGTACATTATGCCCGGCGACAAGCTTTTCACCCTGTCCGACCTCTCCAGTGTCTGGCTCAACGCCGACATCTACGAAAAAGACATTGCCGCCGTCCGCGTCGGCCAGGAAGTGCAGGTTGCCAGCAACGCCTATCCCGGCCAGACCTTTGGCGGTACGGTAACCTTCATAAACCCGGTGGTCGACGACGCCACGCGGGCGGTCAAGGTCAGGATCGAGCTGCCGAATCCCGACGGCAAGCTCAGGCCCAACATGTTCGTGAGCGCGGCCGTACGCCTGCCGCTGGGCGAAAGCCTGGCCATCCCGGTCTCCAGCCTGCTTGACACCGGCACCCGCAAGGTGGTATACGTCGCCCAGAGCGAGGACAGCTTCGTCAAACGCGACATCACCACCGGCCAGGAGGCGGACGGCTACATCCAGGTGCTGTCCGGCCTGCAGCCCGGCGACGTTGTCGTCACCGCAGCCGCCTTCCTGATCGACTCGCAGACCCAGCTCGGCAGCTTCGGCAGCCACGCCGGCCACGGCGGCAGCAAGCCGGCCGGTGGCGGCGCGCCCGCCGCTCAGCCCCAGGCGGCCCCGGCCGCGAACTCCGTCCAGCCGCCTGCCGGCAAAGCTAACGAACACAGCGGTCATTAG